In Pseudomonas sp. Q1-7, the genomic window ATGTACGAAGGGGCGCCGGCGCCGGACCCGGTGCTGGCCGGGCTGCATGCGCAGTACCCCGGCGAAGACGCCCACCGCCGCCTGTTGCTGGCGGTACACGGCTTCGACGAGGCGGCCATCTTCACCATCCACGGCTTCTGTCAGCGCGCCCTGCAGGACGCCGCCTTCGAGGCCGGCGGCGACTTCGACAGCGAACTGGCCACCGATGACCGCGAAGTACTCGATGCGCTGCTCGCCGATCTCTGGCGCCGCGAGCTGGCCGACGCCGAGCCGGCCTGGGCGCGTTTCCTGGCGCAGAAGCGCATCACCCCCGCCTGGCTGCGCCAGCGCCTGCGCTCGCACCTGGGCAAGCCCTACCTGCGCATCGAGCCCCAGGGGCTGGAGACGGGCGACCTCTCCGCTGCCGGCGAGGCCTGGAGTCATGCCCAGGGCTTCTGGCAGCGCCAGGGCGCCGAGTGCGTGGCCGCGCTGGCGCAGCTCGATGGTCTCAACAAGCGCAGCTACGACGCGGCCAGGTTCGCCCTCTGGCAAACCGAGCTGGACGCCTACTTCGCCGACCCGGCCGCCCTCTTCGCCCCGCCCGCCGGGCTGGAGAAGCTCGGCAGCGAAGCGCTCGCCAAGGCCACCAAAAAGGGGTTCGACGCGCCCGAGCATGCCGTCTGTGCCGCCTTGCAGCGGCTGTTCGAGGCCCTGGAAGAGGCGAAACCGGCTGGCGAGGCGCGCCTGATCGCCCTGCAGGTGCGGCTGATCGATGCGCTCAACCAGGAGTTGCCCGCGCGCAAGGCGGCCCAGCGCCTGCTGGCCTTCGACGACCTGCTCAACCGCCTCGACGACGCCCTGCGCGGCCCGGCCGGCGAGGCCCTGGGCCAGGCCCTGCGGGATCGCTACCCGGTGGCGCTGATCGACGAGTTCCAGGACACCGACCCGGTGCAGTACGCCATCTTCCATCGGGTTTACGAGCAGCAGGGCGACCTCTGTTTCGTCGGCGACCCTAAGCAGGCCATCTACGCCTTCCGCGGCGCGGACCTGGCCACCTACCTCAAGGCGCGCGAGGAAGCCGCGCGGCAGTACAGCCTGGACACCAACCACCGCTCCACGCCGGAACTGATCGCCGCCCTCAACCGCGTCTTCGACCGCCCCCTGCCCTTCGCCGAACCGGGCCTGGACTACCCGCCCGTGGGCGCCAGCAGCAAGGCCCGCGCGCAACTGGTGCTGCCGGAAACCGGCGCGCCATTGGCGCTGGTGTGGCTGGGCGACGAGCCCCTGGGCAAGGGCGAGGCCGGTGACGCCGTGGCCACCGATACCGCGCGGCGCATCGCCGGCCTGCTGGCCGCGAGCGGCCGGGGCGAGGCTTATTTCGAGGAAGATGGCCAGCGCTCGCCACTCAAGGGCGGCGATATCGCCGTGCTGGTGGCCAGCCACCGCCAGGCCGGCGACGTGGCCGCCGAACTGGCCGCCCGTGGCGTGCCCAGCGTGCGCCGGGGGCGTGACAGCGTGTGGCACAGCGAAGAGGCCGAGGAGCTGGCGGCGGTGCTGGCCGCCTACGCCGAGCCCGGCCGCGAAGGCGTGCTGCGCTATGCCCTGTCCACCCGCCTGCTGGGGCGCGACGCCCAGCAACTGGCGCGCTGCCAGGACGACGAGCACGCCTGGGACGAAGAGCGCGAAAACGCCGAGCGCTACCACCAGCTCTGGCAGCAGCAGGGCTTCATGCGAGCCTTCCGCGCCTGGCTCGACGAACAGGGCGTGGCCGAGCGGCTGATTGCCCTGCCCGACGGCGAGCGGCGCCTGACCAACCTCCTCCACCTGGCCGAACTGCTGCAAAGCGAAAGCCTCCAGCGTCCCGGCCTGGAACCGCTGCTGGCCTGGTTCAACGCCCAACGCGCGGCCGAAAGCCACGGCGACGACGCCCTGCTGCGCCTGGAAAGCGATGCCGAGCGGGTGCAGATCGTCACCGTGCACACCAGCAAGGGCCTGGAGTATCCGCTGGTGTTCTGCCCTTACCTCTGGGACGGCGCGCTGCTGCGCCGCGATGAGGACATCACCTGCCACGCCGAGGACGGCACGCCGCTGCTCGACCTGGGTGGTGACCACTTCGACGAACACCGCGCCGGCGCCCGCCGCGAACGCTTTGCCGAGCGCCTGCGCCTGGCCTATGTGGCCCTGACCCGCGCGCGGGATCGCCTGTGGATTCACTGGGGGCCGGTGGCCGTGCCCAAGCCGAAGAAGGACGGCGAACTGCCGGAAGACGGCCTGCACAGCTGCGCCCTGGCCTGGCTGCTGCACGGCCGCGAGCTGGCGGACAGCGATGTGCTCGGCGCCCTCGCCCGCCATCTGGCGGGCGGCGACGGCGCCGCGCTGCGCAAGGAACTGCAAAGCCTTGCCGCCAGCAGCGACGGCCATATCGCCCTGGTACCGCTGCAAGCCGAGGAGGCCAGCGCCCAGGGCGAGTCCCGCGCCTTGCCACCGGCCGCCCTGGCCAGCCTGGACCGCACGCTGGCCAGCGCCTGGCGGGTGGGCAGCTTCTCGGGCCTCGCCGCCGGCCTGCATATGGAAGCGCCGGACCGCGACAGCCTGGCGGTGCCGTCCGCCAGCGAGCCGGGCAGCGGCTTCTTCGCCTTTCCCCGTGGTGCCCGCGCCGGTACCTGCCTGCACGCGGTGCTGGAAGACTGGATGCGCGGCGAAGGCGAACTGCCGGCGCTGGTGCAGAAGCACCTGCAGGGCCACGGCCTGCCGGACAGTTGGACGGAGATCGCCAGCGCCCACCTGCAAGGCGTCCTGGATACCGACCTGGACGGCCAGGGCCTGCGCCTCTCCAGCCTGGCGGCCAATCGCCGGCTGCCCGAGCTGGGCTTTACCTTCCCGGTGGCCGGGCTGGACGTCGGCCGCCTGCGGACGATCCTCGCCGACCCCGCCCACGGTCTGCCGGAGGTCATGCGCATGGCCGCCGAGCGGCTGGAGTTCGACACCCTCAAGGGTTTCATGAAGGGCTTCATCGACCTCACCTTCGAGCACGCCGGGCGCTGGTACATCGCTGACTACAAGTCCAACTGGCTCGGCCCGGACGCCGGCTTCTACGGCGGCGAGCGCCTGGAACAAGCCATCGCCGCCGAGCATTACCACCTGCAATACCTGATCTACCTGGTGGCGCTGCGGCGCTTCCTGCGCCAGCGCCTGGCCGGCTTCGGCAGCGAACAACTGGGCGGCGCCTGGTACCTCTTCCTGCGCGGCATGCCGGACGCCGGGGTGTTCTTCCATCGTCCCGCCGACAGCCTGCTGGATGCGCTGGACCTGCTGTTCGAGGAGGGCCGCTGATGAGCCTGGCCGATTGGGCCCTGGGCCCGCTGGAGCGCCATTTCACCGAGAGCCTGCAGCGCCTCGACCCGCAGGCGCCGGACGCGGTACTGGCCGCCGCTGCCCTCTGCTGTCAGGCCCTGGGCGATGGCGACGTCTGCCTGCCCCTGGCGCGGATGGCCGGGCAGGCGCTGTTCGTCGAAAGCGGCGCTGGCATCCAGGCCCCCGCCCTGCCCGCCTGGCTGGCCGCCCTCGAAGCCTCGCCCCTGGTGGCCGCACCCGGCGGCTACGCGCCCCTGACCCTGGATGGCGCCCGCCTCTACCTCAGCCGTTACCACGCCTATGAGGCGCACCTGGCCGACAACCTGCTGCGACGGGCCAGCGCCCGGCCGGAGGTGGACGAGGCGCAGTTGGGCGAATCCCTCGCCCGCCTGTTCGCCCGCAACACCCAGCAGCCGGACTGGCAGCGCATCGCCGCCGCCCAGGCGGTGCGGCGCAACCTGGCGGTGATCTCCGGCGGCCCGGGCACCGGCAAGACCACCACCGTCGTGCGGCTGCTGGCCGCGCTGCTGGAGCAACCGGGCGGCCAGCGCCTGGCCATTGGCCTGGCCGCGCCCACCGGCAAGGCCGCCGCGCGCATGGCCGAAGCCATCCGCAACGCCAAGGCCGAGCTGCCGGTGAGCGACGCCATCAAGGTCGCGCTGCCGGAGGAGGCACGCACCCTGCACCGCCTGCTGGGCAGCCGGGGCGACAGCCCGCACGTGCGCCACCATGCCGACAATCCGCTGCCGCTGGATGTGCTGGTGGTGGACGAAGCCTCCATGGTCGACCTGGCGCTGATGGCCAAGCTGCTCGACGCCCTGCCGCCGCAGGCGCGGCTGATCCTCCTCGGCGACAAGGACCAGTTGGCGGCGGTGGAAGCCGGCGCGGTGTTCGCCGAACTCTGCGAAGGTCGTGGCCTGGATGCGACGGCGGCCGCCGACCTGACGCGCATCACCGGCCAGCCGGTGCCGCTGGAACAACCCCGCTCGCGCCTGGGCGACGCCGTGGTGCTGCTGACCCACAGCCACCGCTTCGCGGGTGACAGCGGCATCGGCGAACTGGCCCGGCGGATCAATGGCGGCGATGCCCGTGGCACCCTGGAACTGCTGCGCGGCGGCCACCCGGACCTGGCCTGGAATGCCACGCCGACCCCGGCCGGCCTGCTGGAACGGCTGGAAGCGGGTTACGCGCCCTACTTCGCCGCTGTGCGGGCGGCCGACCCGGCGTCGGCCTTCGCCGCCTTCAATGGCTTCCGCGCCCTGACCGCCCAGCGTGAAGGGCCCTGGGGCGTGGGCGGCATCAACGAGGCACTGGAGGCGCGCATCAAGCGGCGCCTGAGCATTCCCGCCCGCGAGCGCTGGTATCCGGGGCGGGCGGTGATGGTGCGGCAGAACGACTACGCCCTGGGTCTGTTCAACGGCGATATCGGCCTGTGCCTGAACACCCGCCACGGCCTGCGTGTGTTTTTCGAAGGCGACGAGGGTTACCGCCCCTTCGCCCCGGCGCGTCTGCCCAGCCA contains:
- the recB gene encoding exodeoxyribonuclease V subunit beta — encoded protein: MSLDLLKDPFTGRSLIEASAGTGKTWTLTALYARLLLERQLNVGQILVVTYTTAATAELRERIRARLAALLAMYEGAPAPDPVLAGLHAQYPGEDAHRRLLLAVHGFDEAAIFTIHGFCQRALQDAAFEAGGDFDSELATDDREVLDALLADLWRRELADAEPAWARFLAQKRITPAWLRQRLRSHLGKPYLRIEPQGLETGDLSAAGEAWSHAQGFWQRQGAECVAALAQLDGLNKRSYDAARFALWQTELDAYFADPAALFAPPAGLEKLGSEALAKATKKGFDAPEHAVCAALQRLFEALEEAKPAGEARLIALQVRLIDALNQELPARKAAQRLLAFDDLLNRLDDALRGPAGEALGQALRDRYPVALIDEFQDTDPVQYAIFHRVYEQQGDLCFVGDPKQAIYAFRGADLATYLKAREEAARQYSLDTNHRSTPELIAALNRVFDRPLPFAEPGLDYPPVGASSKARAQLVLPETGAPLALVWLGDEPLGKGEAGDAVATDTARRIAGLLAASGRGEAYFEEDGQRSPLKGGDIAVLVASHRQAGDVAAELAARGVPSVRRGRDSVWHSEEAEELAAVLAAYAEPGREGVLRYALSTRLLGRDAQQLARCQDDEHAWDEERENAERYHQLWQQQGFMRAFRAWLDEQGVAERLIALPDGERRLTNLLHLAELLQSESLQRPGLEPLLAWFNAQRAAESHGDDALLRLESDAERVQIVTVHTSKGLEYPLVFCPYLWDGALLRRDEDITCHAEDGTPLLDLGGDHFDEHRAGARRERFAERLRLAYVALTRARDRLWIHWGPVAVPKPKKDGELPEDGLHSCALAWLLHGRELADSDVLGALARHLAGGDGAALRKELQSLAASSDGHIALVPLQAEEASAQGESRALPPAALASLDRTLASAWRVGSFSGLAAGLHMEAPDRDSLAVPSASEPGSGFFAFPRGARAGTCLHAVLEDWMRGEGELPALVQKHLQGHGLPDSWTEIASAHLQGVLDTDLDGQGLRLSSLAANRRLPELGFTFPVAGLDVGRLRTILADPAHGLPEVMRMAAERLEFDTLKGFMKGFIDLTFEHAGRWYIADYKSNWLGPDAGFYGGERLEQAIAAEHYHLQYLIYLVALRRFLRQRLAGFGSEQLGGAWYLFLRGMPDAGVFFHRPADSLLDALDLLFEEGR
- the recD gene encoding exodeoxyribonuclease V subunit alpha, with amino-acid sequence MSLADWALGPLERHFTESLQRLDPQAPDAVLAAAALCCQALGDGDVCLPLARMAGQALFVESGAGIQAPALPAWLAALEASPLVAAPGGYAPLTLDGARLYLSRYHAYEAHLADNLLRRASARPEVDEAQLGESLARLFARNTQQPDWQRIAAAQAVRRNLAVISGGPGTGKTTTVVRLLAALLEQPGGQRLAIGLAAPTGKAAARMAEAIRNAKAELPVSDAIKVALPEEARTLHRLLGSRGDSPHVRHHADNPLPLDVLVVDEASMVDLALMAKLLDALPPQARLILLGDKDQLAAVEAGAVFAELCEGRGLDATAAADLTRITGQPVPLEQPRSRLGDAVVLLTHSHRFAGDSGIGELARRINGGDARGTLELLRGGHPDLAWNATPTPAGLLERLEAGYAPYFAAVRAADPASAFAAFNGFRALTAQREGPWGVGGINEALEARIKRRLSIPARERWYPGRAVMVRQNDYALGLFNGDIGLCLNTRHGLRVFFEGDEGYRPFAPARLPSHDSAFAMTVHKSQGSEFTEVLLALPEQPSPLLSRALFYTGITRAKKKVEIWGLPARLTEAVATRAERAAGLAERLGATVQRPATPPARDQDQLNLF